The following proteins are encoded in a genomic region of Nocardioides renjunii:
- a CDS encoding NADH-quinone oxidoreductase subunit G, whose translation MTATDKAPDTVGTDLVTLTIDGVQVSVPKDTLVIRAAEQVGVQIPRFCDHPLLDPVGACRQCLVDIPDAGNGRGFPKPQASCTLPVAEGMVVNTQATSEVADKAQQGVMEFLLINHPLDCPVCDKGGECPLQNQAMSNGRGESRFAHSGGIKRTFPKPIHISAQVLLDRERCVLCARCTRFSEQIAGDPFIALAERGALQQVAIYEREPYESYFSGNAIQICPVGALTSADYRFRSRPFDLVSNPGVAEHDACGAAIRIDHRRGKVMRRLAGNDPEVNEEWISDKDRFGFRYTQVEDRITYPQVREDGELRPASWPEAFAVAARGLRAAGAAAVLTGGRVTAEDAYAYAKFARVALGTNDVDFRARPHSAEEASFLASHVALTGGVTYADLEAAPVVVLLGLEPEDEAATIFLRLRKAAQRGRTQVVSVAPYTSRGLRKMKGRLVPAVPGTEVEVIGSLRDAEHGVTKDAIILVGERLAGTHGALTAAAELAAGTGARLAWVPRRAGDRGAVEAGALPNLLPGGRPVTEATARVDLAAAWGVDTLPAKVGRDGNAIVAALAKGELGGVVVGGVDPDDTADPAAFRAALDAAGFVVSLELRETDVTRVADVVLPVAPVADKAGTFVTWDARPRAFEAVFANPSSLPDLRVLAGIAQELGRPLGFRTVADVRAEMQSLGPWDGARPAHDAGKPPRAAKGRRGAGALALATWKQLVDLGSMQDGEAHLRATGRTPVVRVSRATYESVFGLLEGEPGREQLATVSGDRGSVTLPVLIADLPDDVVWVPARSFGRGVLADLASPGSPVTLRQAASVESTGLALKGATK comes from the coding sequence ATGACTGCGACCGACAAGGCGCCCGACACGGTCGGCACCGACCTGGTCACGCTCACCATCGACGGCGTCCAGGTCAGCGTCCCCAAGGACACGCTGGTCATCCGCGCCGCCGAGCAGGTGGGCGTGCAGATCCCGCGCTTCTGCGACCACCCGCTGCTCGACCCGGTCGGCGCCTGCCGCCAGTGCCTGGTCGACATCCCCGACGCCGGCAACGGCCGTGGCTTCCCCAAGCCGCAGGCCTCCTGCACGCTGCCGGTCGCCGAGGGCATGGTCGTCAACACCCAGGCGACCAGCGAGGTGGCCGACAAGGCCCAGCAGGGCGTCATGGAGTTCCTGCTGATCAACCACCCGCTCGATTGCCCGGTCTGCGACAAGGGCGGCGAGTGCCCGCTGCAGAACCAGGCGATGAGCAACGGCCGGGGCGAGAGCCGCTTCGCCCACTCCGGTGGCATCAAGCGCACGTTCCCCAAGCCGATCCACATCTCCGCCCAGGTCCTGCTCGACCGCGAGCGCTGCGTGCTCTGCGCGCGCTGCACCCGCTTCTCCGAGCAGATCGCCGGTGACCCGTTCATCGCCCTGGCCGAGCGTGGTGCGCTGCAGCAGGTCGCGATCTACGAGCGCGAGCCCTACGAGAGCTACTTCTCCGGCAACGCGATCCAGATCTGCCCGGTGGGTGCGCTCACCTCGGCCGACTACCGCTTCCGCTCGCGTCCCTTCGACCTCGTCTCCAACCCCGGCGTCGCCGAGCACGACGCCTGCGGTGCCGCGATCCGCATCGACCACCGGCGCGGCAAGGTGATGCGGCGCCTCGCGGGCAACGACCCCGAGGTCAACGAGGAGTGGATCAGCGACAAGGACCGGTTCGGCTTCCGCTACACGCAGGTCGAGGACCGGATCACCTACCCGCAGGTCCGCGAGGACGGCGAGCTCCGGCCCGCGTCGTGGCCCGAGGCGTTCGCCGTGGCCGCCCGCGGCCTGCGCGCCGCCGGTGCCGCCGCCGTCCTCACCGGCGGTCGCGTGACCGCCGAGGACGCCTACGCCTACGCCAAGTTCGCCCGCGTCGCGCTCGGCACCAACGACGTCGACTTCCGTGCCCGCCCGCACAGCGCCGAGGAGGCCAGCTTCCTGGCCTCGCACGTGGCGCTCACGGGCGGCGTGACCTACGCCGACCTGGAGGCCGCGCCGGTCGTCGTGCTGCTCGGCCTCGAGCCCGAGGACGAGGCCGCCACCATCTTCCTGCGCCTGCGCAAGGCCGCCCAGCGCGGACGTACGCAGGTGGTCTCCGTCGCCCCCTACACCTCGCGCGGCCTGCGCAAGATGAAGGGCCGGCTCGTGCCGGCGGTGCCCGGCACCGAGGTCGAGGTCATCGGCTCGCTCCGCGACGCCGAGCACGGCGTCACCAAGGACGCGATCATCCTCGTCGGCGAGCGCCTGGCCGGCACCCACGGTGCCCTCACCGCCGCAGCCGAGCTCGCCGCCGGCACCGGAGCCCGGCTGGCCTGGGTCCCGCGCCGCGCCGGCGACCGCGGTGCCGTCGAGGCCGGTGCGCTGCCCAACCTGCTGCCCGGCGGTCGTCCCGTCACCGAGGCCACTGCGCGCGTCGACCTCGCCGCCGCGTGGGGCGTCGACACGCTGCCCGCCAAGGTCGGTCGCGACGGCAACGCGATCGTCGCCGCCCTCGCCAAGGGTGAGCTCGGGGGAGTGGTGGTCGGTGGCGTGGACCCCGACGACACCGCCGACCCCGCCGCCTTCCGGGCCGCGCTCGACGCGGCCGGGTTCGTGGTCAGCCTCGAGCTGCGCGAGACCGACGTGACCCGAGTCGCCGACGTCGTCCTCCCGGTCGCCCCGGTGGCCGACAAGGCCGGCACCTTCGTGACCTGGGACGCCCGCCCGCGCGCGTTCGAGGCCGTCTTCGCCAACCCCTCGTCGCTGCCGGACCTGCGCGTCCTCGCCGGCATCGCGCAGGAGCTGGGCCGCCCGCTCGGCTTCCGCACGGTCGCCGACGTGCGCGCCGAGATGCAGTCGCTCGGCCCGTGGGACGGCGCCCGCCCGGCGCACGACGCCGGCAAGCCGCCGCGCGCCGCCAAGGGCAGGCGCGGTGCCGGAGCCCTGGCCCTCGCCACCTGGAAGCAGCTGGTCGACCTCGGCTCGATGCAGGACGGCGAGGCGCACCTGCGCGCGACCGGCCGCACGCCCGTCGTGCGCGTGAGCCGGGCGACGTACGAGTCGGTGTTCGGCCTGCTCGAGGGCGAGCCCGGCCGCGAGCAGCTGGCCACCGTCTCCGGCGACCGCGGCAGCGTCACGCTGCCGGTCCTCATCGCCGACCTGCCCGACGACGTGGTCTGGGTCCCGGCGCGGTCCTTCGGCCGCGGCGTCCTGGCCGACCTCGCCTCGCCGGGCAGCCCGGTGACGCTGCGACAGGCGGCGTCGGTCGAGAGCACCGGTCTGGCCCTGAAGGGAGCCACGAAGTGA
- the nuoH gene encoding NADH-quinone oxidoreductase subunit NuoH: MTSILPLAAELPDPGLAAFGQDPWWVIALKAVFIFLTLVLLTLFNIWFERRVVARMQHRIGPNVHGPFGLLQSLADGVKLALKEDIIPKAADKVVFLIAPVIAVVPAFITWAVIPFGPVVNFFGHETPLQLTDMPVAVLFMLAIASIGIYGIVLGGWSSGSTYSLLGGLRSSAQMISYEVAMGLALVAVFLYAGSMSTSEIVAAQDRLWFGLILLPSFVIYVISMVGETNRAPFDLPEAEGELVGGFHTEYSSLKFALFFLAEYINLATVSAIATTLFLGGWAAPWGIENVWEGANSGYWPLLWFFGKVFIFIFLFVWLRGSLPRMRYDQFMALGWKVLIPVSLAWIVAVATIRVISLEGNINRTYLVAAIAVLLVLTVGLMFLGDSGDKDDDTRAEEADEPHDAFAGGFPVPPMPAGGAVRGGAQPLTFTHSPGGRTTVTASAEENHE; encoded by the coding sequence GTGACGAGCATCCTCCCGCTGGCAGCCGAGCTGCCCGACCCCGGCCTGGCCGCCTTCGGCCAGGACCCGTGGTGGGTCATCGCGCTCAAGGCCGTCTTCATCTTCCTGACCCTGGTGCTGCTGACGCTGTTCAACATCTGGTTCGAGCGCCGGGTCGTGGCCCGGATGCAGCACCGCATCGGCCCCAACGTGCACGGTCCCTTCGGCCTGCTGCAGTCGCTGGCCGACGGCGTGAAGCTCGCGCTGAAGGAGGACATCATCCCCAAGGCGGCCGACAAGGTCGTCTTCCTCATCGCGCCGGTGATCGCGGTCGTCCCCGCGTTCATCACCTGGGCGGTCATCCCGTTCGGGCCGGTGGTCAACTTCTTCGGCCACGAGACCCCGCTCCAGCTGACCGACATGCCGGTGGCCGTGCTGTTCATGCTCGCCATCGCCTCGATCGGCATCTACGGCATCGTGCTCGGCGGTTGGTCGTCCGGGTCGACGTACTCGCTGCTCGGCGGCCTCCGCTCGAGCGCGCAGATGATCTCCTACGAGGTCGCGATGGGCCTGGCGCTGGTCGCGGTGTTCCTCTACGCCGGCTCCATGTCGACCTCGGAGATCGTCGCCGCGCAGGACCGCCTGTGGTTCGGGCTGATCCTGCTGCCGTCGTTCGTCATCTACGTGATCTCGATGGTCGGCGAGACCAACCGCGCGCCCTTCGACCTCCCCGAGGCCGAGGGCGAGCTGGTCGGCGGCTTCCACACCGAGTACTCCAGCCTCAAGTTCGCGTTGTTCTTCCTCGCCGAGTACATCAACCTCGCGACCGTGTCGGCCATCGCCACCACGCTGTTCCTCGGCGGCTGGGCCGCTCCGTGGGGCATCGAGAACGTGTGGGAGGGCGCCAACAGCGGCTACTGGCCCCTGCTCTGGTTCTTCGGCAAGGTCTTCATCTTCATCTTCCTGTTCGTCTGGCTGCGCGGCTCGCTGCCCCGCATGCGCTACGACCAGTTCATGGCGCTGGGCTGGAAGGTCCTCATCCCGGTCTCGCTGGCCTGGATCGTGGCCGTGGCCACCATCCGCGTCATCTCGCTCGAGGGCAACATCAACCGCACCTACCTCGTGGCGGCGATCGCCGTCCTGCTCGTGCTCACCGTCGGGCTGATGTTCCTCGGCGACAGCGGCGACAAGGACGACGACACCCGGGCCGAGGAAGCCGACGAGCCGCACGACGCGTTCGCCGGCGGCTTCCCCGTCCCGCCCATGCCCGCCGGCGGCGCCGTCCGCGGGGGCGCGCAGCCGCTGACGTTCACCCACTCGCCGGGGGGACGCACCACCGTCACCGCTTCAGCGGAGGAGAACCATGAGTGA
- a CDS encoding NADH-quinone oxidoreductase subunit J — protein sequence MAFWLLAPIMVLAALGILFVRKAVHAALLLAVVMISLAVLYAVLDAPFLFAVQIIVYTGAILMLFLFVMMLIGVDASDSIVETIRGQRVMAVVLGLLFGTVLVVGISQVTLGAVVGLDEANAGGNVPAIANILFSRYVFAFEATSALLITAALGAMVLAHRERLTPKATQADLAAKRMRDYAEHGKHPGPLPSPGVYARHNAVDTPALLPDGTAAESSVSRVLAARGTVRSAPALADDIDDVRRQIGDPATMPETSGKAGAAANTEEDVK from the coding sequence ATGGCCTTCTGGCTCCTGGCCCCGATCATGGTGCTCGCCGCCCTCGGCATCCTCTTCGTCCGCAAGGCCGTCCACGCGGCGCTGCTCCTCGCCGTGGTGATGATCAGCCTGGCGGTGCTCTACGCCGTCCTGGACGCGCCGTTCCTCTTCGCGGTCCAGATCATCGTCTACACCGGCGCCATCCTCATGCTGTTCCTCTTCGTGATGATGCTCATCGGCGTCGACGCCTCCGACTCGATCGTGGAGACCATCCGCGGCCAGCGGGTGATGGCGGTCGTCCTCGGCCTGCTGTTCGGCACCGTGCTGGTCGTGGGCATCAGCCAGGTCACGCTGGGTGCCGTCGTCGGCCTCGACGAGGCCAACGCCGGCGGCAACGTGCCGGCGATCGCCAACATCCTGTTCTCCCGCTACGTCTTCGCCTTCGAGGCGACCAGCGCCCTGCTGATCACCGCCGCGCTGGGCGCGATGGTGCTCGCCCACCGCGAGCGCCTCACGCCGAAGGCCACGCAGGCCGACCTCGCCGCGAAGCGGATGCGCGACTACGCCGAGCACGGCAAGCACCCCGGTCCGCTGCCCTCGCCCGGCGTCTACGCCCGGCACAACGCCGTCGACACCCCGGCGCTGCTGCCCGACGGCACGGCCGCCGAGTCGTCGGTCTCCCGGGTGCTCGCCGCCCGCGGCACGGTCCGCTCGGCTCCCGCGCTCGCCGACGACATCGACGACGTACGCCGCCAGATCGGGGACCCGGCCACGATGCCGGAGACCTCCGGCAAGGCCGGCGCGGCCGCGAACACCGAAGAGGACGTGAAGTGA
- the nuoN gene encoding NADH-quinone oxidoreductase subunit NuoN encodes MTEFVKPSIEYFELWPLLVVFGVACLGVVVEAFLPRAARYTAQVVLALVGLVVALVGVVLVARDVTTYDEGAARGVLAVGGTIAVDGPSLFIWGLVLALAIAGVLLFAERRLDNGVSAFAGQAAAVPGTDAETAAIAANREHTEVYPLMMFAVFGMMLFPAANDLLTMFVGLEVLSLPLYLLTGLARRRRLLSQEAALKYFLLGAFSSGFFLYGAAMLYGYAGSMDFAAINEAVRNDVGSSSLLLLGTGLLSVGLLFKVGAVPFQAWTPDVYQGAPTPVTAFMAAGTKVAAFGAIMRLFYVALGADRWSWQPMLWIIAILSMFVGAALAITQSDIKRLLAYSSVAHTGFILTGVIGIQASDQLAVGEISSVQAVLFYLATYGFATIGAFAVVSLVRDGGGETTAIDRWAGLGKESPVVAAVFAFFLLAMAGIPLTAGFVGKLAVFSVALAAGAWPVVVAAVLASIIAAFLYIRVIKVMYFDEPIGAGPSVAYPSVLTATTIAVGAAVTLVLGVLPGPVLDLAAVAGEFIR; translated from the coding sequence GTGACCGAGTTCGTGAAGCCCAGCATCGAGTACTTCGAGCTGTGGCCGCTGCTGGTCGTCTTCGGGGTCGCCTGCCTCGGCGTCGTCGTGGAGGCCTTCCTCCCGCGCGCCGCGCGCTACACCGCCCAGGTCGTGCTGGCGCTGGTCGGCCTCGTCGTGGCGCTGGTCGGCGTCGTGCTGGTCGCCCGGGACGTCACCACGTACGACGAGGGCGCCGCGCGCGGCGTCCTGGCGGTCGGCGGCACCATCGCCGTCGACGGGCCCAGCCTGTTCATCTGGGGACTGGTGCTGGCCCTGGCCATCGCCGGCGTCCTCCTCTTCGCCGAGCGCCGGCTCGACAACGGCGTCTCGGCCTTCGCCGGCCAGGCCGCCGCGGTGCCCGGGACCGACGCGGAGACCGCCGCCATCGCGGCCAACCGCGAGCACACCGAGGTCTACCCGCTGATGATGTTCGCGGTCTTCGGGATGATGCTGTTCCCGGCCGCCAACGACCTGCTCACCATGTTCGTCGGCCTCGAGGTGCTCTCGCTGCCGCTCTACCTGCTCACCGGCCTGGCGCGCCGTCGCCGGCTGCTGAGCCAGGAGGCGGCGCTCAAGTACTTCCTGCTCGGCGCGTTCTCGTCCGGCTTCTTCCTCTACGGCGCCGCCATGCTCTACGGCTACGCCGGGTCGATGGACTTCGCCGCGATCAACGAGGCGGTCCGCAACGACGTCGGCAGCTCCAGCCTGCTGCTCCTCGGCACCGGCCTGCTCTCCGTCGGCCTGCTGTTCAAGGTCGGCGCGGTGCCGTTCCAGGCGTGGACGCCCGACGTCTACCAGGGCGCCCCGACCCCGGTCACGGCCTTCATGGCGGCCGGCACCAAGGTCGCCGCTTTCGGCGCGATCATGCGCCTGTTCTACGTCGCCCTCGGCGCCGACCGCTGGTCGTGGCAGCCGATGCTGTGGATCATCGCGATCCTGTCGATGTTCGTCGGTGCCGCGCTCGCGATCACGCAGAGCGACATCAAGCGCCTGCTGGCCTACTCCTCGGTCGCCCACACCGGCTTCATCCTCACCGGCGTGATCGGGATCCAGGCCTCCGACCAGCTCGCGGTCGGCGAGATCAGCTCGGTGCAGGCGGTGCTGTTCTACCTCGCCACCTACGGCTTCGCCACGATCGGCGCGTTCGCCGTGGTCAGCCTGGTCCGCGACGGCGGCGGCGAGACCACGGCCATCGACCGGTGGGCCGGGCTCGGCAAGGAGTCGCCGGTGGTCGCGGCCGTCTTCGCCTTCTTCCTCCTCGCCATGGCGGGGATCCCGCTCACCGCGGGCTTCGTCGGCAAGCTGGCCGTCTTCTCCGTGGCCCTCGCCGCGGGGGCGTGGCCGGTCGTCGTGGCCGCCGTGCTCGCGAGCATCATCGCGGCGTTCCTCTACATCCGGGTCATCAAGGTCATGTACTTCGACGAGCCGATCGGCGCCGGTCCGAGCGTGGCGTACCCGTCCGTGCTGACCGCGACGACCATCGCCGTCGGCGCGGCCGTCACGCTCGTCCTCGGCGTCCTGCCCGGCCCGGTGCTCGACCTGGCGGCGGTTGCGGGAGAATTCATCAGGTGA
- a CDS encoding NADH-quinone oxidoreductase subunit M, with product MILTILILLPLVGAVVTAVVPGALARLVGLGFAAATLVAGVVVATQYDAGGGMQLTETHTWIESLGVHYALGVDGLGLLMILLTVVLVPIVLLAGWRESDEPGNSGARAFFAWTLALEAMSLAVFAATDVLLFYVVFEATLIPAYFLIGGFGRAGRGRAATKFLIYQLAGGLIMLASVIGLYVVSANAGNPSFLLSDLAAIDIDETTQRWLFVGFFIAFAIKAPMFPVHTWLADTTEKATTGTSVLLVCVLDKIGTFGMLRFCLGLLPDASQWATPVVVALALVSIIYGALVAIGQDDVLRLIGLTSLSHFGFIVLGIFVFSSTGGAGAILYMVNHGIATALMFLVAGFLIRRTGTASIRQMGGVERTAPVLAGFFLVAGLAAAGLPGLSPFVSEMLVIIAAFDHHWLVGSVAVLAIVLAAFYALWMYERTMTGGGRGAAGREGLAPVADLDRREVGILAPLLLALVLFGFYPMPLLDVINPVVHDTLAEVGIGQEGGPQ from the coding sequence ATGATCCTGACGATCCTCATCCTGCTGCCGCTGGTCGGCGCGGTCGTCACGGCCGTCGTGCCGGGCGCGCTCGCCCGACTGGTCGGCCTCGGCTTCGCCGCCGCGACGCTGGTCGCCGGCGTCGTCGTCGCCACGCAGTACGACGCCGGCGGGGGCATGCAGCTCACCGAGACCCACACCTGGATCGAGTCCCTCGGCGTCCACTACGCCCTGGGCGTCGACGGCCTGGGCCTGCTGATGATCCTGCTGACCGTCGTCCTCGTGCCGATCGTGCTGCTCGCCGGCTGGCGCGAGTCCGACGAGCCGGGCAACAGCGGCGCCCGGGCGTTCTTCGCCTGGACCCTGGCCCTGGAGGCCATGTCTCTGGCGGTCTTCGCCGCGACCGACGTGCTGCTCTTCTACGTCGTCTTCGAGGCGACGCTGATCCCGGCCTACTTCCTCATCGGCGGCTTCGGCCGCGCCGGTCGGGGACGGGCCGCGACCAAGTTCCTCATCTACCAGCTCGCCGGTGGGCTGATCATGCTCGCCTCGGTGATCGGCCTCTACGTCGTCTCCGCCAACGCCGGCAACCCGAGCTTCCTGCTCAGCGACCTCGCCGCCATCGACATCGACGAGACCACCCAGCGCTGGCTGTTCGTCGGCTTCTTCATCGCCTTCGCGATCAAGGCGCCGATGTTCCCGGTGCACACCTGGCTGGCCGACACCACCGAGAAGGCGACGACGGGCACCTCGGTGCTCCTGGTCTGCGTCCTCGACAAGATCGGCACGTTCGGCATGCTGCGGTTCTGCCTCGGGCTGCTGCCCGACGCCTCGCAGTGGGCGACGCCGGTCGTGGTCGCGCTGGCGCTGGTCTCGATCATCTACGGCGCGCTGGTCGCCATCGGCCAGGACGACGTCCTGCGCCTGATCGGCCTCACGTCGCTCTCGCACTTCGGCTTCATCGTGCTGGGCATCTTCGTGTTCAGCTCCACCGGTGGCGCCGGCGCGATCCTCTACATGGTCAACCACGGCATCGCGACGGCGCTGATGTTCCTGGTCGCCGGGTTCCTCATCCGTCGCACCGGCACGGCGTCCATCCGGCAGATGGGCGGCGTCGAGCGGACGGCGCCGGTCCTGGCCGGCTTCTTCCTGGTCGCCGGGCTCGCGGCCGCCGGCCTGCCCGGCCTGTCGCCGTTCGTCTCGGAGATGCTCGTCATCATCGCTGCGTTCGACCACCACTGGCTGGTCGGGTCGGTCGCCGTCCTCGCCATCGTCCTCGCCGCGTTCTACGCGCTCTGGATGTACGAGCGGACGATGACCGGCGGCGGCCGCGGGGCCGCCGGCCGCGAGGGCCTCGCGCCCGTCGCGGACCTCGACCGGCGTGAGGTCGGCATCCTCGCGCCGCTGCTGCTCGCACTGGTGCTCTTCGGCTTCTACCCGATGCCGCTGCTCGACGTCATCAATCCCGTCGTCCACGACACCCTCGCGGAAGTGGGCATCGGCCAGGAGGGTGGTCCCCAGTGA
- the nuoI gene encoding NADH-quinone oxidoreductase subunit NuoI translates to MSESSSGSKSVKESLWDPIAGFGVTFRTMFKKVVTEQYPFEKLPTAPRFHGRHQLNRWPDGLEKCIGCELCAWACPADAIYVEGASNVDLPDGSGRFSPGERYGRVYQINYLRCILCGLCIEACPTRALTMTNEYELADNNRADLIYEKSDLLAPLLPGMEQPPHPMRLGDDEGDYYRGSYSGRTADPATVGGEAQAQEQWTSSTEKES, encoded by the coding sequence ATGAGTGAGTCCAGCTCCGGCTCGAAGAGCGTCAAGGAGAGCCTCTGGGACCCGATCGCGGGGTTCGGCGTCACCTTCCGGACGATGTTCAAGAAGGTCGTCACCGAGCAGTACCCGTTCGAGAAGCTCCCCACCGCCCCGCGCTTCCACGGCCGGCACCAGCTGAACCGCTGGCCCGACGGCCTCGAGAAGTGCATCGGCTGCGAGCTGTGCGCGTGGGCCTGCCCCGCGGACGCGATCTACGTCGAGGGTGCCTCCAACGTCGACCTGCCCGACGGGTCCGGGCGCTTCAGCCCGGGTGAGCGCTACGGCCGCGTCTACCAGATCAACTACCTGCGCTGCATCCTGTGCGGGCTCTGCATCGAGGCGTGCCCGACCCGCGCGCTGACGATGACCAACGAGTACGAGCTGGCCGACAACAACCGCGCCGACCTGATCTACGAGAAGTCCGACCTGCTCGCGCCGCTGCTGCCCGGGATGGAGCAGCCGCCGCACCCGATGCGGCTCGGCGACGACGAGGGCGACTACTACCGCGGCAGCTACAGCGGGCGGACCGCCGACCCGGCGACCGTCGGCGGCGAGGCGCAGGCCCAGGAGCAGTGGACCAGCTCGACCGAGAAGGAGTCCTGA
- the nuoL gene encoding NADH-quinone oxidoreductase subunit L, which translates to MAGGVFDLLWLVIALPLLGAVLLLGVAPFLRGSLKATVDKHGHLLGTAMAVLSFVLSLALFLALLGRDAEERQVGQQLWTWFETGSLTVGMDLLYDQLAALFLLLITGVGSLIHVYAIGYMEHDPRRRRFFGYLNLFVAAMLTLILSANFVGLFLGWEGVGLASYLLIGFWQHKPSAAAAAKKAFVINRVGDIGLSLAIALMFATFGTTDFGGVSELAGDASQDTMTALGLLLLLGACGKSAQVPLQAWLLDAMEGPTPVSALIHAATMVTAGVYLVVRANFIFDLAPIAQTAVVVVATVTLLWGAVLGCAKDDIKKALAGSTMSQIGYMMLAAGLGPVGYPFAIFHLLTHGFFKANMFLGAGSVMHGMDDDVDMRHYGALNKAMPVTFLTFAMGYLAIIGFPGFSGFWSKDKIIESALAENLLVGVLAVIGAGITAFYMTRLMLLTFFTSRRWEKDVHPHESPKVMTVPLIVLAALSVLGGALLLNDWIVTWLEPVTGQAEHHEPPLPAIVITLIITAVVALGVAAAWFLVGKRDVPREAPRDVSFATRAARADLYGDAINDAVVVRPGASLVGGLTTFDRVGVDGVVEGGSAAVGGLSRTMRRVQNGFVRSYALSLLGGALLVVLALLAVNFA; encoded by the coding sequence ATGGCCGGTGGCGTGTTCGACCTGCTGTGGCTGGTCATCGCCCTGCCGCTGCTCGGTGCGGTCCTGCTGCTCGGCGTCGCGCCGTTCCTCCGGGGGTCGCTCAAGGCCACCGTCGACAAGCACGGCCACCTCCTCGGCACCGCCATGGCGGTCCTGTCGTTCGTGCTGAGCCTCGCGCTCTTCCTCGCCCTGCTCGGCCGCGACGCCGAGGAGCGCCAGGTCGGCCAGCAGCTCTGGACCTGGTTCGAGACCGGCTCCCTCACCGTCGGCATGGACCTGCTCTACGACCAGCTCGCCGCGCTCTTCCTGTTGCTGATCACCGGCGTCGGCTCGCTGATCCACGTCTACGCCATCGGCTACATGGAGCACGACCCGCGCCGGCGGCGGTTCTTCGGCTACCTCAACCTGTTCGTCGCGGCCATGCTCACGCTGATCCTGTCGGCCAACTTCGTGGGCCTGTTCCTGGGCTGGGAGGGCGTCGGCCTCGCGTCGTACCTGCTCATCGGCTTCTGGCAGCACAAGCCCTCGGCGGCCGCCGCCGCCAAGAAGGCCTTCGTCATCAACCGCGTCGGTGACATCGGCCTGTCCCTGGCGATCGCGCTGATGTTCGCCACCTTCGGCACCACCGACTTCGGCGGCGTCAGCGAGCTGGCCGGCGACGCGTCGCAGGACACGATGACGGCGCTCGGCCTGCTGCTGCTCCTCGGGGCGTGCGGCAAGTCCGCACAGGTGCCGCTGCAGGCGTGGCTGCTCGACGCGATGGAGGGCCCGACCCCGGTCTCGGCGCTGATCCACGCCGCCACCATGGTCACCGCCGGCGTCTACCTCGTGGTGCGCGCCAACTTCATCTTCGACCTCGCCCCGATCGCTCAGACCGCGGTGGTCGTGGTGGCCACGGTGACGCTGCTGTGGGGTGCGGTCCTCGGGTGCGCGAAGGACGACATCAAGAAGGCGCTGGCCGGCTCGACGATGAGCCAGATCGGCTACATGATGCTCGCCGCCGGCCTCGGACCGGTCGGCTACCCGTTCGCGATCTTCCACCTGCTCACCCACGGGTTCTTCAAGGCCAACATGTTCCTCGGCGCCGGCTCGGTCATGCACGGGATGGATGACGACGTCGACATGCGCCACTACGGCGCTCTCAACAAGGCCATGCCGGTGACGTTCCTGACCTTCGCGATGGGCTACCTCGCCATCATCGGGTTCCCCGGGTTCTCCGGGTTCTGGTCCAAGGACAAGATCATCGAGTCCGCCCTGGCCGAGAACCTGCTCGTCGGTGTGCTCGCCGTCATCGGAGCGGGCATCACCGCCTTCTACATGACCCGCCTCATGCTGCTGACGTTCTTCACCAGCAGGCGCTGGGAGAAGGACGTCCACCCGCACGAGTCGCCCAAGGTGATGACCGTGCCGCTGATCGTGCTGGCCGCGCTCTCCGTGCTCGGCGGTGCCCTGCTGCTCAACGACTGGATCGTGACCTGGCTCGAGCCGGTCACCGGTCAGGCCGAGCACCACGAGCCGCCGCTGCCCGCGATCGTCATCACGCTGATCATCACCGCCGTCGTCGCCCTCGGCGTCGCCGCCGCCTGGTTCCTCGTCGGCAAGCGCGACGTGCCGCGCGAGGCGCCCCGGGACGTCTCCTTCGCGACCCGGGCCGCGCGTGCGGACCTCTACGGCGACGCGATCAACGACGCGGTCGTGGTCCGTCCCGGGGCCTCGCTCGTGGGCGGCCTGACCACCTTCGACCGGGTCGGGGTGGACGGCGTCGTCGAGGGCGGCTCGGCCGCCGTCGGCGGGCTGTCCCGCACGATGCGCCGCGTCCAGAACGGCTTCGTGCGCTCCTACGCCCTGTCCCTCCTCGGGGGCGCCCTCCTGGTCGTCCTCGCTCTCCTGGCGGTGAACTTCGCATGA
- the nuoK gene encoding NADH-quinone oxidoreductase subunit NuoK codes for MTQYVILSAILFTIGCVGVLVRRNAIVVFMCVELMLNACNLAFVAFARQHGNLDGQITAFFVMVVAAAEVVIGLAIIMTIFRTRRSASVDDASLLKY; via the coding sequence GTGACCCAGTACGTGATCCTCTCCGCGATCCTCTTCACCATCGGCTGCGTCGGCGTCCTGGTGCGCCGCAACGCCATCGTGGTGTTCATGTGCGTGGAGCTGATGCTCAACGCCTGCAACCTGGCGTTCGTCGCCTTCGCCCGTCAGCACGGCAACCTCGACGGCCAGATCACCGCCTTCTTCGTGATGGTGGTGGCGGCTGCCGAGGTCGTGATCGGGCTCGCGATCATCATGACCATCTTCCGCACGCGACGCTCGGCCTCGGTCGACGACGCCAGCCTGCTGAAGTACTGA